A DNA window from Dunckerocampus dactyliophorus isolate RoL2022-P2 chromosome 17, RoL_Ddac_1.1, whole genome shotgun sequence contains the following coding sequences:
- the ppp2r2ab gene encoding serine/threonine-protein phosphatase 2A 55 kDa regulatory subunit B alpha isoform, with the protein MLPYVQGGGGDMQWCFSQVKGAIDDDVAEADIISTVEFNHTGELLATGDKGGRVVIFQQEIENKSLPQFRSEYNVYSTFQSHEPEFDYLKSLEIEEKINKIRWLPQKNAAQFLLSTNDKTIKLWKISERDRRPEGYNLKEEDGRYKDPNSITSLRVPVLIPMDLMVEASPRRVFANAHTYHINSISVNSDNETYLSADDLRINLWHLEITDRSFNIVDIKPANMEELTEVITAAEFHPHQCNTFVYSSSKGTIRLCDMRVSALCDKHSKLFEEPEDPSNRSFFSEIISSISDVKFSHNGRYMMTRDYLSVKIWDLNMENRPVETYQVHEHLRSKLCSLYENDCIFDKFECCWNGNDSVVMTGSYNNFFRMFDRGQRRDVTLEASRENIKPMQVLKPRKVCVGGKRKKDEISVDSLDFNKKILHTAWHPQDNIIAVATTNNLYIFQDKVN; encoded by the exons ATGTTACCGTATGTTCAAG GAGGTGGAGGTGACATGCAGTGGTGCTTCTCCCAGGTGAAAGGAGCCATTGACGACGATGTGGCTGAAG CGGACATCATCTCCACAGTTGAGTTTAACCACACAGGCGAGCTGCTGGCTACGGGTGACAAGGGTGGGCGTGTCGTCATTTTCCAACAGGAAATAGAG AATAAGAGCCTGCCTCAGTTCCGGAGCGAGTACAACGTTTATAGCACTTTCCAGAGTCACGAGCCTGAGTTTGACTACTTGAAGAGTTTGGAGATAGAAGAGAAGATCAATAAGATTCGCTGGCTCCCTCAAAAGAATGCTGCTCAGTTCCTGTTGTCGACCAATG ataaaactataaaactgtGGAAAATCAGTGAACGAGACAGGAGACCAGAGGGTTATAATCTGAAAGAGGAAGATGGACGCTACAAAGATCCTAATTCTATCACCTCACTACGG GTGCCAGTTTTGATACCGATGGACCTCATGGTGGAAGCCAGCCCACGCAGGGTGTTCGCAAACGCTCACACCTACCACATCAACTCAATTTCAGTCAACAGTGACAACGAGACTTACTTGTCTGCAGACGACCTCCGCATTAACCTCTGGCACCTTGAGATCACAGACCGCAGCTTCA ATATTGTTGACATTAAACCAGCCAACATGGAGGAGCTAACAGAGGTGATCACTGCAGCCGAGTTCCatcctcatcagtgtaacaccTTTGTCTACAGCAGTAGCAAAGGAACCATCCGTCTGTGTGACATGAGGGTCTCTGCGCTATGTGACAAGCACTCCAAAT TGTTTGAAGAGCCAGAAGATCCAAGTAATCGCTCTTTCTTCTCTGAGATTATATCATCAATCTCAGATGTTAAATTTAGCCACAATGGACGCTACATGATGACCAGGGACTATTTGTCCGTAAAGATTTGGGACTTGAACATGGAGAACAGGCCAGTGGAGACCTATCAG GTCCACGAGCACCTGAGGAGCAAACTGTGTTCGCTGTACGAGAACGATTGCATCTTTGACAAGTTTGAATGTTGCTGGAACGGCAATGACAG cgtggtgatgactggctcaTACAACAATTTCTTCCGGATGTTCGACCGGGGCCAGAGGCGCGATGTAACTTTGGAGGCTTCCCGTGAAAACATCAAGCCCATGCAGGTCCTTAAACCCCGCAAAGTGTGCGTTGGCGGCAAGCGCAAAAAAGATGAGATCAGCGTAGACAGTTTGGACTTCAACAAGAAGATCCTTCACACTGCCTGGCATCCCCAGGACAACATCATCGCGGTGGCGACGACCAACAACCTCTACATATTCCAGGATAAAGTCAATTAA
- the bnip3lb gene encoding BCL2 interacting protein 3 like b isoform X2: MLFSATVADGLDGSWVELEMNRGTSGSAQSSSTVSPSPGLLPLPQVEEEEAMVGALEHVPSSSSIHNGDMERILLDAQHESSRSNSSCDSPPRPHTPQDEGQIIFDVDVTGRRDSQTEEDGLDKERDMDILMKDADWVADWSSRPENIPPKEFHFCHPRRSVTLSMRKTGAMKKGGFFSAEFLKVFIPSLLISHILALGLGVYIGKRLTTPPTSSF, from the exons ATGCTATTTTCAGCTACTGTGGCAGACGGTTTGGATG GGTCCTGGGTGGAGCTGGAGATGAACAGAGGCACCTCAGGGTCAGCCCAGTCATCGTCCACAGTTAGCCCCTCTCCAGGCCTGCTGCCCCTTCCCCaggtggaggaagaggaagccatGGTGGGGGCGCTGGAGCATGTGCCATCCTCGTCCTCCATCCACAATGGTGACATGGAGAGGATCCTGTTGGATGCCCAGCACGAGTCAAGCCGTAGCAACTCGTCCTGTGATAG TCCTCCACGGCCCCACACTCCCCAGGATGAAGGGCAGATCATCTTCGACGTGGACGTGACTGGCAGGAGAGACAGTCAA ACAGAAGAGGATGGCTTGGACAAGGAGAGGGACATGGACATCCTGATGAAGGACGCAGATTGGGTTGCTGACTGGTCTAGTCGACCGGAAAACATTCCTCCTAA GGAGTTTCATTTCTGTCACCCTCGACGCTCTGTGACGCTCAGCATGAGGAAGACTGGCGCCATGAAAAAAGGAGGCTTCTTCTCTGCCGAGTTCCTCAAAGTCTTCATCCCATCGCTGCTGATTTCACACATCCTCGCCCTGGGACTCGG AGTGTACATCGGCAAGAGGTTGACCACGCCCCCCACCAGCTCCTTCTGA
- the bnip3lb gene encoding BCL2 interacting protein 3 like b isoform X1: MSDASDTATHNSRDSGLNGSWVELEMNRGTSGSAQSSSTVSPSPGLLPLPQVEEEEAMVGALEHVPSSSSIHNGDMERILLDAQHESSRSNSSCDSPPRPHTPQDEGQIIFDVDVTGRRDSQTEEDGLDKERDMDILMKDADWVADWSSRPENIPPKEFHFCHPRRSVTLSMRKTGAMKKGGFFSAEFLKVFIPSLLISHILALGLGVYIGKRLTTPPTSSF; the protein is encoded by the exons ATGTCCGACGCTAGTGACACTGCTACACACAACAGCCGAGACTCTGGGCTCAACG GGTCCTGGGTGGAGCTGGAGATGAACAGAGGCACCTCAGGGTCAGCCCAGTCATCGTCCACAGTTAGCCCCTCTCCAGGCCTGCTGCCCCTTCCCCaggtggaggaagaggaagccatGGTGGGGGCGCTGGAGCATGTGCCATCCTCGTCCTCCATCCACAATGGTGACATGGAGAGGATCCTGTTGGATGCCCAGCACGAGTCAAGCCGTAGCAACTCGTCCTGTGATAG TCCTCCACGGCCCCACACTCCCCAGGATGAAGGGCAGATCATCTTCGACGTGGACGTGACTGGCAGGAGAGACAGTCAA ACAGAAGAGGATGGCTTGGACAAGGAGAGGGACATGGACATCCTGATGAAGGACGCAGATTGGGTTGCTGACTGGTCTAGTCGACCGGAAAACATTCCTCCTAA GGAGTTTCATTTCTGTCACCCTCGACGCTCTGTGACGCTCAGCATGAGGAAGACTGGCGCCATGAAAAAAGGAGGCTTCTTCTCTGCCGAGTTCCTCAAAGTCTTCATCCCATCGCTGCTGATTTCACACATCCTCGCCCTGGGACTCGG AGTGTACATCGGCAAGAGGTTGACCACGCCCCCCACCAGCTCCTTCTGA